The genome window CTTGCGTAACGCGCGCATCACTGCGGTTGCGGCGCTGGTGATCCCTGCGGCAATGGCGATCGCCGTGCTCGCGATTCACCTGTTCGGCGAATCGCTGAATATCATGAGCCTCGGAGGCCTCGCGATCGCCGTGGGTCTGATCATCGACGACGCGATCGTCGTGGTCGAGGCGATCGCGCACACGTTACACGACGTTGCGCGGATCTCCGTGCAGGATGCGGTGAGAGCGGCGATGCGCAAGCTCGTCGCGCCGATGACCGCGTCGACGTTGGCTACCGTGGTGGTCTTTGCACCGCTCTCACTGGTCGGCGGCGTGCCGGGCGCGTTCTTTCAATCGCTCGCGCTGACGCTGACGTGCGCTCTGGTCGTCTCTCTTGGGCTCGCGCTCTTCGTAACCCCCAGCCTGTTTCGCCGCCTTTTGGCAACGCGCGTGCCTCGGCTCGAGAGCGAGGGCATTCATCGCGTCTTGGATCGCTACGAGCCGGTTCTGCGCTGGGCGCTTGCAAATAGGCGCGTCGCGTATGCGATGGGCGGCGGCATCCTCCTGGTCACCCTCGCGCTTCTGATGACGTTGCCGACAGACTTCTTGCCGAAGCTGGACGAAGGCCAGTTCGAAATGATCTACCGGATGCCGGTCGGCACGACGCTAGCCGCTTCCGATGCTGCAGCGCTGGCGGTGGAACGGATCGTGCTGCGCGATCCTGCGGTCGTCGCCGAGGGGCGTTTTACCGGCATCGACACGAACGGATACTCACCGACGCCTGTGCGCAACGGAACGTTCCGCGTGATGCTCGCGCCGCTCGGGCAACGCAGCGCATTCGACGCGGTCGCAAATCGGCTGCGCGATGGGATCGCGGCCGCCGTACCGGCGATGCAGCTCGACATCCATCAGATCCTCGAAGATATGATCAACGACGTTTCGGGGGCGCCGGCTCCGATTCAGGTCGTGATCGGCGGCTCCGATCAAAACGTGCTCGTGCAGACGGCAACGCGCGTTGCGGCGACGATTTCGCGCGTTCCGGGCGTCGCAGACGTCTTCTCCGGCGTACGGAGAGACGACCCCACGATGCGCTTAGAGCCGAACTTCGCGCGCCTAGCGCGCATGGGCGCCGACACGCCCGCGCTGGCGCAGGCGTTGGCGGCGGGAGCGCAAGGCACGATTGCCACGCAGCTCCCGGAGCAGACGATGCTCGTTCCGGTCAGGGTCGCGATGGCCGGCGCCGCCGGCAACGCCGGTGCCGTTGCAAACGCCGTCAACGTCGCCGGGGATGCGATTGCGTTCACACAGATCGCCAGTGCACGGATGGATCGCTCAACGACCGACGTCACCGACATCAACGGCGTGCGATCGATGATCGTTACCGCAAACGTCGGAGGGCACAGTCTTTCCACCGTCGTGGCCGGGCTGCGTCGCGCCATAGCGGCGTCGAAGGTCCCTCCCGGCTATACCGTGCACATAGAGGGCGCCTATCAAGCGCAACAAGAGTCCTTTCGTCAGTTTGCAGAGGTCATCGGCATCGCGTTGGTTCTCGTTTTCAGCGCGATGCTCGCGTCGTTCAAATCTTTTCGGCAGCCGATCGTCATCCTGACGGCGGTTCCTCTCGCGCCGATCGGGGTAGCACTCGGTCTCGTGCTGACCCATACGCCCTTCAACGTCTCGTCATTCATGGGCTTGTTGTTGCTGATCGGATTGGTCGTGAAGAACGGCATCCTGCTCGTCGATGCGGCCAATCGCTTTCGACGAGAAGGAAACGACGTGACCGAGGCGCTCGTGCTCGCCGGCCGGGAACGTTTGCGGCCGATCCTCATGACGACGTTCGCGACCATCGGTGGGCTCTTGCCGCTGGCCTTCGGAATCGGAGCGGGTGCCGCGATGGAACGGCCGCTCGCGATTGCCGTCGTCGGCGGGCTTTCGACGGCGACCGTCTTCACGCTGATTCTGATTCCGGTGATGTACGCTGCGCTGTGCACCGCAGAGGAGCCCGCGATATGAGAGCGCGCCGAGCCGTCGCCCTGATTGCCGCGCTCATTGCCGGCGCGGGTGCGACTCCGACTAGAGGCGTGCCGGCATTCGCCGCGTTGTCGCTCGCGGGCGCGGAGTCGACGACCATCGCGCGCGACGTATCCGTCCAAGAAGCTTACGCTGTCGTCGCGCAGCGGTCCGCCCTGCTGCACCTTGCGCGCGTTCGGGCCTATCCTCATCTCGTCGGCGATTACAGCCTTTCCGCGCAAGCTGGGACCACGCCGAACTCCACGCTCGAGCAGCATCTATTGAGCGTAGGAGCGGGAATCTCTTTGAACGACATCCTCGCGAGCGCACAGGCGACTCGCTCCGCTGCCGGCGACGTGCTCGCGTCGCAACGACAGGCGGATGCCGCTGTGCTCGCCGCGCGCGAGCGGGCGGTGCGATTGTACTACGGTGCACTCTCTGCCGTGGCACTCGAGACCTTTCGGGCCGCCGAGCTTGCTGGCGCCCTGCGTGACCGGAACGCTGCTGCGCTTCGCGCGCGCAGTGGTGAAGCTCCCGAGCTCGACGTGATTCGAGCGGACGTCACGCTGGAACAAGCGCGAGCCGACCTCGCGCTGGCAGCCGCGCAGCGCGTTGACGCCATCGGAGCGTTGGCGTCGGCAACCGGCGTCGAAGCAGCGAGCCTAGCGACAATCACGACCGAGCCCGGACCGCCAGCCACGCGCGGCGGAGTCGACGCGTACGTCTCTCGCGCGCTCGCACAGAGGCCTGAGATTGCCGCGCTCATGGCGTTGGTCGCGGCACGCCGAGCTGACGTCTCTCTCGCCAAACAGAGCGCGCTTCCGAGTGTGACGGCCAGCGGCGGAGTACAAGGAGGGGCAGACACCGGTCAACCCATTCACGGATCCGTGGCGGGGGTGCACGTCGATCTCCCGCTGGGATCGCCGGCCTCGTCGAATACGCAGATCGCGCGCGCGCAGTTCGATGCCGTCAGCGCGCAGCTTATCGACGTTCGGAGAACGATCGCGCTGGAGGTTGCCGCCGCCTTCGGTGATGCTCACGCAGCGGATGCGTCGGCGCAAGCCGCCGCAGCGGCTAGCGAGCAGGCCGCGCGCGCGTTGCGCGCGGTCGAATTAGGATATCGCGAAGGTGCAAGCTCGAGCCTCGACGTTGCCGACGCGCGGCGCACGTACGTGCAAGCATCGGTCAACGCGGTCGTGGCGGAGTACCTACGGGCGCAAGCGCATGCAATCTTGGAGGTCATCGTTCCATGAAACGACCGTTCGTCATCGTCGCGGTCGCTGCTGTCGGCGTCGTTCTCATCACATGGCTGGTCGTGCGAAGTCATCGCGGCGTCGTAATGCCGGCCGCGCAGCAACAGGTTCCGGTCGCGATCGTACGCTACGGGAGCGTCGATGAGACGATCGAGCTCGCGGGTCGCGTGGGGCCGGCCGCCGGCACGCAGACGAAGCTCGCCTTTTCGATTCCCGGAACCGTCAGCGGCATCGACGTAAGCCTCGGACAGCACGTGCAAAGCGGCACCATCTTGGCGCGGCTCGACGCGCGGCCTCTCGCGCTTGTCGCACAACAAGCGCAAGCCCAAGCGCAGGCCGCGGCGGCTCAGGAAGCGTACGCGCGCATCGACCGGATATCGGTGAGGTTGCGCGTAGACGAGGCCGAGCTTGCGCGTCAGCGCGTTCTTCTCGGCGCGGGCGTGGTTGCGCGCCGCGACCTCGAGGCGGTGCAAGCCACGGTTGCGAGCGATCGCGCGGACGTGCAGAGCGCGCGCGACGCGCTTGCGGCCGCCGAAGCGACGGCAGCCGCGGCAAGTGCTCGTGCGTCGTCCGCGCAGTACGATCTCTCGCGCTCGGCGCTGCGGGCGCCCTTCGATAGCGTGGTCGTCGGTGTCTACGCCCAACCGGGGCAAGTAGTAGACGCGACCGTTCCCATCGTTGCCGTCGCGGCGGCACAAACGTACGTCGCGACGCTCGACGTCCCGGTTACGGACGTTCCACGCATTGCGAGTGGGGATCTCGTTCATGTGAACGCCGCCGGGAGAACGTTCGATGCGCGCATCGGTGCGGTGGCGCCGGCGGTCAATCCTGCGACCGGTCTAGCAGAGCTCAGCGTTGAAGGCATTCCAAGCGACATCCCACCGGGAACCCCGATCGACGCGCGCGTCGTGTACGGCCACGCTCGCGGGCTCGTCGTACCGCAGAGCAGCCTCATCGCCGACCCGCAAACCGGGAAGCTGCTGACGTTCGTCGAGTCGCACGACCGGAGCGGCACTCAACGCTTCACCATCCGCAACGTGAGCGTCGGCGCGCAGGACGCGCGCTCTGCGATCGTCGGCGGCCTGTACGCCGGCGAGCGCGTTGCATCGCAAGGAACGATAAACTTACTGGCGCCGCCGTCAGGCGGCGATTGAACCCTGGATTCCGTTGAGGAGCGGACTCGATTTGGACTCCCAGCACGGCAGCCTTTCGGGCTTCCATGCCGCTCGCATAGGAGAATCCCTTTCCATCCGGTACAGCTTCTCAAGGCGGGGGCCGGTCCCACATGGTGTTACCCGATGCCCTCTGATGAAGGAGGAGCCGTGCGTTCGAAAACAGCGTTCTGTCTCGCACTCTTCGCCGCGTGTACCGTGGCGGCATGGGCGGCGACGCCTGCCGAACGAGCTGCCGTAGCGGCGCTCGTGCACTACGAGCGCGCTCACTACGGCAACACGGATGTGGAGCAGCCCGTATGTTTCATCATCCAGAGTTGGGCGCAATGCTCGTTCGGAACGGGCCACGGAAACGCGGAAGTCAATGCTTGGCTTCGTTATAAGAGCGGCAGCTGGCGTTTCTTGGGCTCCGGTGGCGGCGTCACGAACGCGCAGATGTTGGAGAAGTCGTACGGCATTCCGCCGGCGATCGCGCGCGCGTTCCAAGCAAAGCAGTAACCCGCCTCTCGAATATGCCGCCGCGCGAATGGCGCCAAGTATAGCGATGTCGGATGGTGGGCGGTATTGGGATTGAACCAATGACCTCTTCCGTGTCAAGGAAGCGCTCTCCCACTGAGCTAACCGCCCGTCCTTCGACGCAGCCTGGACGACAGCGGGTTATTCGTAGTTCTGCGGCGGCCCTGCTTCGAAGGCCGCGATGGAGGAGCGCCATTCGTCTGGGACTCGAATGGAGTGCCCGTGGCGAAAGTCGTACGCGACGAGCACGGTCTTGCCGAGCGCTGCAACGTAGTCGTGGTCGCGGCTCCAGATCTCGTGGCTCATCTCGAAGGACTTGTTGCCGACGTGCGACACCTTGCAGCCGACGGTGACCTCTTCATGGTACCGAAGCTGCTGCTGATACGTGAAGTCGAGCTGGGCGAGAATCATGCCGCGTTCGCCGTTGATCGGCTCTTGTACCACGCGCGTGAAGTACTCACACCGAATCGTTTCGATCCAACGGATATAGGCGACGTTGTTGACGTGCTGGAGCATGTCGACGTCCGACCACGGCACGGTGAAGGTCCAGAGCAGAGGGAAGCCGCTGATCATGGCGCGCGCATTCTCCGCTGGACAGATTGGGTCCGGCAGGGGTAGGATAACGCCTGTCCAAGACGAGGGGCTGCGCTGCTGAAAGTGGCCGGTGACGTGGGCGCGTAGCTCAGTGGGAGAGCATCCGCT of Candidatus Dormiibacterota bacterium contains these proteins:
- a CDS encoding thioesterase family protein — encoded protein: MISGFPLLWTFTVPWSDVDMLQHVNNVAYIRWIETIRCEYFTRVVQEPINGERGMILAQLDFTYQQQLRYHEEVTVGCKVSHVGNKSFEMSHEIWSRDHDYVAALGKTVLVAYDFRHGHSIRVPDEWRSSIAAFEAGPPQNYE
- a CDS encoding TolC family protein — translated: MRARRAVALIAALIAGAGATPTRGVPAFAALSLAGAESTTIARDVSVQEAYAVVAQRSALLHLARVRAYPHLVGDYSLSAQAGTTPNSTLEQHLLSVGAGISLNDILASAQATRSAAGDVLASQRQADAAVLAARERAVRLYYGALSAVALETFRAAELAGALRDRNAAALRARSGEAPELDVIRADVTLEQARADLALAAAQRVDAIGALASATGVEAASLATITTEPGPPATRGGVDAYVSRALAQRPEIAALMALVAARRADVSLAKQSALPSVTASGGVQGGADTGQPIHGSVAGVHVDLPLGSPASSNTQIARAQFDAVSAQLIDVRRTIALEVAAAFGDAHAADASAQAAAAASEQAARALRAVELGYREGASSSLDVADARRTYVQASVNAVVAEYLRAQAHAILEVIVP
- a CDS encoding efflux RND transporter permease subunit, with the protein product MKLEDFSIRHERVILFVVAVLVVLGVWSYTQTRAAIFPTMTFSRIDVVADAGNLPPEQMHVSIGIPLERAFLGLPFVQRVLTTSAQGSTELAVQFDPKTNAQTDLQYVEAAVARTRSALPPDANVQANIIYPQSEPILEYGLTSRTFSQTLLNEYASLNIVPEIYGIRGLYRALVVGGPQREYHVELDPAALASSKLTPANVVNAIAAANDIAAVGISQAYSQRSALLVDAQLRNAAQLERIVVPTIQGPGVTVGSLGAVRLGTAPESVQMSIDATHGVGLNVYALPGADQVRLADAVKARVARVASRLPAGIGIRRFWDSTKIIVDSQKSLRDAILMGALLAIGVIFFFLRNARITAVAALVIPAAMAIAVLAIHLFGESLNIMSLGGLAIAVGLIIDDAIVVVEAIAHTLHDVARISVQDAVRAAMRKLVAPMTASTLATVVVFAPLSLVGGVPGAFFQSLALTLTCALVVSLGLALFVTPSLFRRLLATRVPRLESEGIHRVLDRYEPVLRWALANRRVAYAMGGGILLVTLALLMTLPTDFLPKLDEGQFEMIYRMPVGTTLAASDAAALAVERIVLRDPAVVAEGRFTGIDTNGYSPTPVRNGTFRVMLAPLGQRSAFDAVANRLRDGIAAAVPAMQLDIHQILEDMINDVSGAPAPIQVVIGGSDQNVLVQTATRVAATISRVPGVADVFSGVRRDDPTMRLEPNFARLARMGADTPALAQALAAGAQGTIATQLPEQTMLVPVRVAMAGAAGNAGAVANAVNVAGDAIAFTQIASARMDRSTTDVTDINGVRSMIVTANVGGHSLSTVVAGLRRAIAASKVPPGYTVHIEGAYQAQQESFRQFAEVIGIALVLVFSAMLASFKSFRQPIVILTAVPLAPIGVALGLVLTHTPFNVSSFMGLLLLIGLVVKNGILLVDAANRFRREGNDVTEALVLAGRERLRPILMTTFATIGGLLPLAFGIGAGAAMERPLAIAVVGGLSTATVFTLILIPVMYAALCTAEEPAI
- a CDS encoding HlyD family efflux transporter periplasmic adaptor subunit — translated: MKRPFVIVAVAAVGVVLITWLVVRSHRGVVMPAAQQQVPVAIVRYGSVDETIELAGRVGPAAGTQTKLAFSIPGTVSGIDVSLGQHVQSGTILARLDARPLALVAQQAQAQAQAAAAQEAYARIDRISVRLRVDEAELARQRVLLGAGVVARRDLEAVQATVASDRADVQSARDALAAAEATAAAASARASSAQYDLSRSALRAPFDSVVVGVYAQPGQVVDATVPIVAVAAAQTYVATLDVPVTDVPRIASGDLVHVNAAGRTFDARIGAVAPAVNPATGLAELSVEGIPSDIPPGTPIDARVVYGHARGLVVPQSSLIADPQTGKLLTFVESHDRSGTQRFTIRNVSVGAQDARSAIVGGLYAGERVASQGTINLLAPPSGGD